A genome region from Thiovulum sp. ES includes the following:
- a CDS encoding ATPase involved in DNA repair (TIGRFAM: exonuclease SbcC), whose amino-acid sequence MKILKLHLKNINSLYGNHKIDFTKFEDGIFLITGVTGSGKTTILDAISLALYGETPRIGGKQSKDVLMTKGAEELFSELHFEIAGKIYVSKFSITKTKTGTIKNPHMEISSDGVILESGLTKVKNYIFDLIGLQFNQFIRSVLLAQGSFDSFLKTNEAEKAEVLEKLTDSQIYREISQKVYEKTKAMQREKELLQNIIENYKPVSETEIAEKLQLLETEISNLDLENLSEQISQIQKLETEKNAKSQNLKQIHELGTSKRKNLEQTENRIVELQNSNTNLNSELEKLENFFRENSFRSELKDDFSEIVNRVKDVEKEKKSFANLQISKSLNEIENRLSQIENILEIENLSVYQKEISELESFQKFSSQKEKIDSDLGVLKPQNLELEKRFCETSEIFEQLSQKREQEKLILSYEEERANLVDGEPCPVCGATEHPLFSEKPNIDETERVWKRYKKDKSNLEKDLNQISQKVAILENQKTQVSAELDLNSFKNLNSDEVAKLLVEKKSRIQFFENIQKEEKNLLKEKKDAEKYSILKERYENGLNFINAKFEKYRVSGIADLKKIRQEISENEQTQIKFKNQISVNSQTLQNLESQISHLNHDLKIERENYRNMENEISELSNQISAFPNLESLQTQFSENKKLHNDFILQKGELQGILKRNSENRKTYETSKKKLENIKIELHDLEILNGEIGSSGGAKYQKIAQEKTLQMLVILANDHLSKISDRYRLKRTEKLNLSIIDKFYGNHEREIYTLSGGETFLVSLSLALALSDFSSENIEINSIFLDEGFGTLDEDSLEIVLSALNSLQSRGKSIGVISHVQLLKERIYSQVLVKKIGDGFSKIEIL is encoded by the coding sequence TTGAAAATTCTAAAATTACACTTAAAAAATATAAATTCACTGTATGGAAATCACAAAATAGATTTTACTAAATTTGAAGATGGAATTTTTCTAATCACTGGTGTAACGGGTAGCGGAAAAACAACAATTCTTGATGCAATTTCACTCGCACTTTATGGCGAAACTCCAAGAATTGGAGGAAAACAAAGCAAAGATGTTTTGATGACAAAAGGAGCAGAGGAACTTTTTTCAGAATTGCATTTTGAGATTGCGGGTAAGATTTATGTTTCAAAATTTTCAATTACCAAAACAAAAACAGGAACAATTAAAAATCCACATATGGAGATTTCTTCAGACGGAGTAATTTTAGAGAGTGGTTTGACAAAAGTTAAAAACTATATTTTTGACCTCATCGGCTTACAATTCAATCAATTTATTCGCTCTGTTCTTCTTGCTCAAGGCTCTTTTGACTCTTTTTTAAAAACAAATGAGGCTGAAAAAGCTGAAGTTTTGGAAAAATTGACCGACTCACAAATTTACCGAGAAATTTCCCAAAAAGTTTATGAAAAGACGAAGGCGATGCAGAGAGAAAAAGAGCTTTTACAAAATATTATTGAAAACTACAAGCCAGTTTCTGAAACTGAAATTGCTGAAAAATTGCAACTCTTAGAAACTGAAATCTCAAACTTGGATTTAGAAAATCTTTCGGAACAAATTTCTCAAATTCAAAAATTAGAGACTGAAAAAAATGCAAAATCTCAAAATTTGAAACAGATTCATGAACTTGGAACAAGCAAAAGAAAAAACTTAGAACAGACTGAAAACAGAATTGTAGAATTACAAAACTCGAATACAAATCTGAATTCTGAATTGGAAAAGTTGGAAAATTTCTTTCGTGAAAATTCTTTTCGTTCGGAATTGAAAGATGATTTTTCTGAAATTGTAAATCGGGTAAAAGATGTTGAAAAAGAGAAAAAGAGTTTCGCAAATCTTCAAATCTCAAAAAGTTTAAATGAAATTGAAAATCGACTCTCCCAAATTGAGAATATTTTGGAAATTGAGAATTTGTCGGTTTATCAAAAAGAGATTTCCGAATTGGAATCTTTTCAAAAATTTAGTTCTCAAAAAGAAAAAATAGATTCTGATTTGGGAGTTTTGAAGCCTCAAAATTTGGAATTAGAAAAAAGATTTTGTGAAACATCGGAGATTTTTGAGCAACTTTCTCAAAAACGGGAACAGGAAAAGTTGATTTTGAGTTATGAAGAGGAACGGGCAAATTTGGTTGATGGCGAACCGTGTCCAGTTTGTGGAGCGACTGAACATCCGCTTTTTTCTGAAAAACCAAATATTGATGAGACTGAACGAGTTTGGAAAAGATATAAAAAAGATAAGTCAAATTTGGAAAAAGATTTAAATCAGATTTCTCAAAAAGTCGCTATTTTGGAGAATCAAAAAACTCAAGTTTCCGCAGAATTAGACTTAAACAGTTTTAAAAATCTGAATTCCGATGAGGTCGCAAAACTTCTTGTTGAAAAAAAATCTCGAATTCAATTTTTTGAAAATATTCAAAAAGAGGAAAAAAATCTTTTGAAAGAGAAAAAAGATGCTGAAAAATATTCCATTTTAAAAGAGCGATACGAGAATGGATTGAATTTTATAAATGCTAAATTTGAAAAATATCGAGTTTCTGGAATTGCTGATTTGAAAAAAATCCGACAAGAAATTTCAGAAAATGAACAAACTCAAATTAAATTTAAAAATCAAATCTCTGTAAATTCTCAAACTCTTCAAAATTTGGAAAGTCAAATCTCTCATTTAAATCATGATTTAAAAATCGAGAGAGAGAATTATAGAAATATGGAAAATGAGATTTCTGAACTTTCCAATCAAATTTCTGCTTTTCCAAATTTGGAAAGTCTTCAGACCCAATTTTCTGAAAATAAGAAATTGCATAATGATTTTATTTTGCAAAAAGGCGAGTTACAAGGTATTTTGAAGCGAAATTCAGAAAACAGAAAAACTTATGAAACAAGCAAGAAGAAGCTAGAAAATATCAAAATTGAGTTACATGATTTAGAAATTTTAAATGGAGAGATTGGTTCTAGTGGCGGGGCGAAATATCAGAAAATTGCTCAAGAAAAGACTCTTCAAATGCTTGTTATTTTGGCAAACGATCATCTCTCAAAAATCAGTGATCGTTATAGACTAAAACGGACTGAAAAATTAAACTTGTCGATAATTGATAAGTTTTATGGAAATCACGAGCGGGAAATTTATACACTTTCGGGCGGTGAAACTTTTTTAGTTAGTCTCTCTCTGGCACTTGCACTCTCTGATTTTTCAAGTGAAAATATTGAGATAAATTCAATTTTTCTTGATGAAGGTTTTGGAACTCTTGATGAAGATAGTCTTGAAATCGTTCTTTCTGCTCTCAACTCTTTGCAAAGTCGCGGAAAATCGATTGGAGTAATTTCGCATGTTCAACTTTTGAAAGAGCGAATATATTCTCAGGTTTTAGTTAAAAAAATTGGAGATGGCTTTTCAAAAATAGAGATTTTATAA
- a CDS encoding methyltransferase family protein (PFAM: Methyltransferase domain), with translation MIKCNLCESENYKTIATEIREGEGLIVQCEDCGHFFQAIELNSDELEEYYNDIYTATNSLQETDIEVQEHFEERFKTLDNLISHLNPYLKDGDDVLDIGAGAGSLLYAIKDNVSTLSATELNKSYVEYMKSLNIYAYYGFFEKLSFPKQYDLIISINAIDHMPNPTTVLEEIYKSLKEDGRIYLELPNRNEALNFFLPEENRKKFNKFFWHKAHYSYFYEETIYKLLDKIGFKNIKVANRHEYTIVNYLNWYFTGEPQKRFVDATTNTKLFSGSNSFELEMNSLFEKVNSDFLDILKKNKRGDTLIITANK, from the coding sequence ATGATAAAATGTAATTTATGTGAAAGTGAAAATTACAAAACTATCGCTACTGAAATTAGAGAAGGCGAGGGTTTAATTGTTCAATGCGAAGATTGTGGTCATTTTTTTCAAGCTATTGAATTGAATTCTGATGAATTAGAAGAATACTACAATGATATTTATACCGCAACAAATAGTTTGCAAGAAACAGATATAGAAGTTCAAGAACATTTTGAAGAAAGATTTAAAACTTTAGACAATCTTATTTCTCATTTGAATCCTTATCTTAAAGATGGAGATGATGTTTTAGATATTGGTGCAGGTGCTGGTTCATTGCTTTATGCAATCAAAGATAATGTTTCTACTCTATCTGCAACTGAACTAAATAAGTCTTATGTTGAATATATGAAAAGTTTAAATATTTATGCTTATTACGGATTTTTTGAAAAACTATCCTTTCCAAAGCAATATGACTTAATTATTTCTATTAATGCAATTGACCATATGCCAAATCCAACAACTGTTTTAGAAGAAATTTACAAATCTTTAAAAGAAGATGGTCGAATTTATCTTGAACTACCAAATAGGAATGAGGCTTTAAATTTCTTTTTACCTGAAGAAAACAGAAAAAAGTTTAATAAGTTTTTTTGGCATAAAGCACATTACAGCTATTTTTATGAAGAAACAATTTATAAACTTTTAGACAAGATTGGTTTTAAAAATATTAAAGTTGCAAATAGACATGAATATACCATCGTAAATTATTTGAATTGGTATTTTACAGGCGAACCACAAAAGAGATTTGTTGATGCCACTACAAATACTAAACTTTTTAGTGGAAGTAATAGTTTTGAGCTAGAAATGAATTCACTTTTTGAAAAAGTAAATAGTGATTTTTTAGACATTCTAAAAAAGAATAAAAGAGGTGATACTCTTATTATTACCGCAAATAAATGA
- a CDS encoding PLP-dependent enzyme, histidinol-phosphate/aromatic aminotransferase or cobyric acid decarboxylase (PFAM: Aminotransferase class I and II~TIGRFAM: histidinol-phosphate aminotransferase): MVKPKKNIEDLYRMRDNLSESRYSKIRLDRNERTLEFNRDILNQIKEKITDEMLMIYPEPLPLYKKMAEFEKVKISNLLFNSGSDQSIKSIFETYIEDGDEIVLHEPSYAMYSVYAKMFGATVKSINFEKDFSLDFDKMISQITLKTKMVVIENPNGFLGVEQTEENLLKLIKECEKKNILAVVDEAYFHFINTTMSKYINSFQNLIVVRTFSKAIGLASARVGYIISNETNISNLSKVKPMHELSQFAINSSIVLLDNFDLVEKNIKETLKSLEFLKTELNRLGLEYSNSVSNFLVAKLEIKNEEEFMSELKENSILIRRNFSQEFLKDYRRIGVSDLENMQNFINILENNR; encoded by the coding sequence ATGGTTAAACCTAAAAAAAATATAGAAGATTTATATAGAATGAGGGATAATCTCTCGGAAAGTAGATACAGTAAAATTCGGCTTGATAGAAATGAGAGAACACTAGAATTTAATAGAGATATTCTAAATCAAATTAAAGAAAAAATTACTGATGAGATGTTGATGATTTATCCAGAACCATTACCACTTTATAAAAAAATGGCAGAATTTGAAAAAGTTAAAATAAGTAATTTGCTTTTTAATTCTGGGTCTGATCAATCAATTAAATCAATATTTGAAACTTATATAGAAGATGGAGATGAAATTGTTTTACATGAACCATCATATGCAATGTATTCAGTTTATGCAAAAATGTTTGGTGCAACTGTTAAAAGTATAAATTTTGAAAAAGATTTCTCATTAGACTTTGACAAGATGATTTCTCAAATTACTTTAAAAACCAAGATGGTTGTAATTGAAAACCCAAATGGTTTTCTTGGAGTTGAACAGACAGAAGAAAATTTATTAAAACTAATAAAAGAGTGTGAGAAAAAAAATATTCTTGCTGTTGTTGATGAAGCTTATTTTCATTTTATTAATACAACAATGAGCAAATATATTAACAGTTTTCAAAACCTAATTGTTGTAAGAACATTTTCAAAGGCAATAGGTTTAGCATCTGCTAGAGTTGGTTATATTATTAGTAATGAAACAAATATATCAAATCTTTCTAAAGTAAAACCAATGCATGAATTGAGTCAATTTGCAATCAATTCTTCAATTGTTCTTTTAGATAATTTTGATCTAGTTGAAAAAAACATTAAAGAGACTTTAAAAAGTTTAGAGTTTCTTAAAACTGAACTCAATCGATTGGGTCTTGAATACAGTAACAGTGTTTCAAATTTTTTAGTTGCAAAACTTGAAATTAAGAATGAAGAAGAGTTTATGTCAGAATTGAAAGAAAATTCTATTTTAATTAGACGGAACTTTTCTCAAGAGTTTTTAAAAGATTACAGAAGAATTGGTGTTTCTGATTTAGAAAATATGCAAAACTTTATAAATATATTGGAGAATAATAGATGA
- a CDS encoding DNA repair protein RadA (PFAM: KaiC; Lon protease (S16) C-terminal proteolytic domain~TIGRFAM: DNA repair protein RadA) gives MAKKKSSKFECQSCGYQSLQNFGKCPSCKDWDTFVEIVEEKKSSKSRPVSITSSDKVISIVDVETTEVERETTLNSELDLVLGGGIVKGSLVLIGGSPGVGKSTLLLKVAGNLSKNGSVLYVSGEESLSQIKIRADRLEVSEKDLYLYSEIEFEKILEKVEENEYKTLVIDSIQTLYTSSITSSPGSVTQVRAVTFELMRLAKSRGISIFIIGHITKEGSIAGPRVLEHMVDVVLYFEGEMSSELRILRGFKNRFGDTSEVGIFEMSRDGLQSAKNITSKFLSRSKPQSGSALTVVMEGSRPIILEVQALVSESYSPNSKRSVNGFEQNRLNMLLALLEKKLELPLNQYDVFVNITGGIRISETASDLAIVASIISSFRNRPLSKETIFIGEVSLIGDVRDVFSLDTRVREAVSQGIKRAIVPKKVSPDISVETFIVDEVQKVVEWM, from the coding sequence ATGGCAAAAAAAAAGAGTTCAAAATTTGAGTGTCAAAGTTGCGGGTATCAAAGTTTGCAAAATTTTGGTAAATGCCCTAGCTGTAAAGATTGGGATACTTTTGTAGAGATTGTTGAAGAGAAAAAGAGTTCAAAATCTCGACCAGTTTCAATAACTTCTAGCGATAAGGTCATTTCAATTGTTGATGTTGAGACAACTGAAGTTGAGCGAGAGACAACACTTAATTCAGAATTAGATTTAGTTCTAGGTGGCGGAATTGTTAAAGGTTCGCTTGTTCTTATTGGAGGTTCGCCAGGAGTTGGAAAATCGACACTGCTTTTAAAAGTTGCGGGAAATCTTTCAAAAAATGGTTCTGTCTTATATGTAAGTGGAGAGGAATCGCTTTCACAAATCAAAATTCGTGCCGACCGCTTGGAAGTTTCTGAAAAAGATTTATATCTCTATTCTGAAATTGAGTTTGAAAAAATTCTGGAAAAAGTAGAAGAAAACGAATACAAAACACTTGTGATAGATTCAATTCAGACACTCTACACCTCATCGATAACGAGTTCCCCTGGAAGTGTTACCCAAGTTCGAGCCGTAACATTTGAGTTGATGAGACTTGCAAAAAGTCGTGGAATTTCAATTTTTATAATTGGACACATCACAAAAGAGGGTTCGATTGCTGGTCCAAGAGTTTTAGAACATATGGTTGATGTTGTTCTCTATTTTGAGGGCGAAATGAGTTCGGAATTGCGAATTTTACGAGGATTTAAAAATCGTTTCGGAGATACAAGTGAAGTTGGAATTTTTGAAATGAGTCGCGACGGATTACAGAGTGCAAAAAATATCACATCAAAATTTCTTTCTCGCTCAAAACCGCAATCTGGATCAGCTCTTACAGTTGTGATGGAAGGTAGTCGCCCAATTATTTTAGAAGTTCAGGCTCTTGTTAGTGAAAGTTATTCACCAAATTCAAAACGAAGTGTAAATGGATTTGAGCAAAATCGACTCAATATGCTACTTGCACTTCTTGAGAAAAAATTGGAATTACCCTTAAATCAGTATGATGTTTTTGTAAATATCACAGGCGGAATTCGGATTTCAGAAACAGCTTCAGATTTGGCAATTGTTGCTTCAATAATTTCTTCTTTCCGAAATAGACCACTCTCAAAAGAGACAATTTTTATTGGTGAAGTTTCGCTTATCGGCGATGTTCGAGATGTCTTCTCTCTTGATACTCGAGTTCGTGAAGCTGTTTCACAAGGAATTAAACGAGCAATTGTTCCAAAAAAAGTCTCACCAGATATTTCCGTTGAAACTTTTATTGTTGATGAGGTTCAAAAAGTTGTTGAGTGGATGTAA
- a CDS encoding ribosomal protein S2 (PFAM: Ribosomal protein S2~TIGRFAM: ribosomal protein S2, bacterial type) — protein MVTIKDLLESGVHFGHQTRRWNPKMKKFIFGVRKNIYIIDLQKTLRYFRYTYNIVKDASAEGKTILFVGTKKQARTSIQEWAEKSGMPYVNNRWLGGMLTNFSTIKQSIKKLDIIENMEESGQINLLTKKEALTLRRKKDKLLAYLGGIKEMRELPDMLFVVDAVRENIAVEEARSLGIPVVAPLDTNCDPDVIDYPIPGNDDAIRSINLFCKEMAEAINEGRASVENTEEENVETPATAESSEEVPSAPKEEEVPSAPKEEEIPSAPKEEEIPSASKEEEVPSAPKEEK, from the coding sequence TTGGTTACTATTAAAGACCTACTTGAGAGCGGGGTTCATTTCGGACACCAAACTAGACGATGGAATCCAAAGATGAAAAAATTCATCTTCGGTGTTAGAAAAAATATTTACATTATCGATCTTCAAAAAACTCTTCGATACTTCAGATACACTTATAATATTGTTAAAGATGCTTCTGCTGAGGGAAAAACAATCCTTTTTGTTGGAACAAAAAAACAAGCAAGAACTTCTATTCAAGAGTGGGCTGAAAAAAGTGGAATGCCATATGTTAATAACAGATGGTTAGGTGGAATGCTTACAAACTTCTCAACAATCAAACAATCTATCAAAAAACTCGACATCATTGAAAACATGGAAGAGAGCGGACAAATCAATCTTCTTACTAAAAAAGAGGCTTTAACTCTAAGAAGAAAGAAAGATAAACTTCTTGCTTACCTTGGTGGAATTAAAGAGATGAGAGAACTTCCAGATATGCTTTTTGTTGTTGATGCTGTTCGAGAAAACATTGCAGTTGAAGAAGCAAGATCACTTGGAATTCCTGTTGTAGCTCCACTTGATACAAACTGTGATCCTGATGTTATCGACTACCCAATTCCTGGGAACGATGATGCTATTCGATCAATCAACCTTTTCTGTAAAGAGATGGCTGAGGCAATTAATGAAGGTAGAGCATCTGTCGAAAATACTGAAGAAGAAAATGTAGAAACTCCTGCAACAGCAGAATCAAGCGAAGAAGTTCCATCTGCTCCAAAAGAGGAAGAAGTTCCGTCTGCTCCAAAAGAGGAAGAAATTCCATCTGCTCCAAAAGAGGAAGAAATTCCATCTGCTTCAAAAGAGGAAGAAGTTCCATCTGCTCCAAAAGAAGAGAAATAA
- a CDS encoding translation elongation factor Ts (PFAM: Elongation factor TS; UBA/TS-N domain~TIGRFAM: translation elongation factor Ts) codes for MKIDAKLVKELRTATDAPMMDCKKALVEAEGDFEKAKEILRDKGMSKAGKKADRVASEGLVDVVVAEDFKSATVAEINAETDFVAKNDRFKALVKETTEFFHNSSATDVETAITADYNEKPFADYFTEETAKIGEKIVARRFEKLSGNLVNGYVHSNGRVGVLIGIDTDKPAEMATIAKNIAMHAAAMKPNTLSYKDFDANFVEEETKGRIEAIKTENEELARLGKPLKNVPQFISRCQLTDEVLANAKAEIENQLKAEGKPEKIWDRIVPGKLERFVADNTTLDKEMALLDQNFVMDDSMTVAEAIEKEAKKAGAKAELTGYIRFELGDGIEKKQELSFAEEVAAQTK; via the coding sequence ATGAAAATTGATGCTAAATTAGTAAAAGAGTTAAGAACTGCTACAGACGCTCCAATGATGGATTGTAAAAAAGCACTTGTAGAAGCTGAGGGTGATTTTGAAAAAGCAAAAGAGATTCTTAGAGATAAAGGAATGTCTAAAGCTGGTAAAAAAGCGGATAGAGTTGCAAGTGAAGGTTTAGTTGATGTTGTTGTTGCTGAAGATTTCAAAAGTGCAACAGTTGCGGAAATCAATGCTGAAACAGACTTTGTTGCTAAAAATGACAGATTTAAAGCACTTGTAAAAGAGACTACGGAATTTTTCCACAACAGCTCTGCTACTGATGTTGAAACTGCAATTACTGCTGATTACAATGAAAAACCTTTCGCTGATTATTTTACAGAAGAGACTGCAAAAATTGGTGAAAAAATTGTAGCAAGAAGATTTGAAAAACTTTCAGGAAATCTTGTAAATGGATACGTTCATTCAAACGGTCGAGTTGGTGTTCTTATTGGAATTGATACAGATAAACCTGCTGAAATGGCAACAATTGCAAAAAATATCGCAATGCATGCTGCGGCAATGAAACCAAATACTCTCTCTTACAAAGATTTTGATGCAAACTTTGTTGAAGAAGAGACAAAAGGTAGAATTGAAGCTATTAAAACTGAAAACGAAGAATTAGCTAGACTTGGAAAACCACTTAAAAATGTTCCACAATTTATTTCAAGATGCCAATTAACTGATGAGGTTTTAGCAAATGCAAAAGCTGAAATTGAAAATCAGTTAAAAGCAGAAGGAAAACCAGAGAAAATTTGGGATCGAATTGTTCCGGGGAAACTTGAAAGATTTGTAGCTGATAATACAACTCTTGACAAAGAGATGGCACTTCTTGATCAAAACTTTGTAATGGATGATTCTATGACAGTTGCGGAAGCGATTGAAAAAGAGGCTAAAAAAGCTGGTGCAAAAGCTGAACTAACTGGATATATTAGATTTGAGCTTGGTGATGGAATTGAGAAAAAACAAGAACTATCATTTGCTGAAGAAGTAGCTGCACAAACAAAATAA
- a CDS encoding 16S rRNA (guanine(527)-N(7))-methyltransferase GidB (PFAM: rRNA small subunit methyltransferase G~TIGRFAM: 16S rRNA (guanine(527)-N(7))-methyltransferase GidB), which produces MENDIEKYISLLQKWNRVHNLTRMSEREIRESVEDSLFPISEIEFESFLDVGSGAGFPAIPIAIANREKRAILVEPIKKKSSFLHYVKSELGLKNMDIFSERVENLQIEKVDLITSRAVTDTKTLLKISSHLLKNRGKFLFYKGSKLPDEVEGLQQKIEIISKNLRNYLIVEN; this is translated from the coding sequence GTGGAAAATGATATTGAAAAATATATTTCACTCTTGCAAAAGTGGAATCGAGTTCATAATTTGACAAGAATGAGTGAAAGAGAGATTCGAGAATCTGTTGAAGATTCGCTTTTTCCAATTTCAGAAATAGAGTTTGAATCTTTTCTTGATGTTGGTAGCGGAGCGGGATTTCCTGCGATTCCAATTGCAATTGCGAATCGAGAAAAACGGGCGATACTTGTTGAACCGATAAAAAAGAAGAGTTCTTTTTTGCACTATGTCAAAAGTGAATTGGGTTTAAAAAATATGGATATTTTTTCAGAGAGAGTTGAAAATTTGCAAATCGAAAAGGTAGATTTAATAACTTCTCGAGCTGTTACAGATACAAAAACACTCTTAAAAATATCTTCACATTTGTTAAAAAATCGCGGAAAATTTCTTTTCTATAAAGGCTCTAAATTGCCTGATGAGGTCGAAGGACTTCAACAAAAAATAGAAATAATTTCAAAAAATTTGCGAAATTATCTTATTGTAGAAAATTAA
- a CDS encoding outer membrane protein (PFAM: Outer membrane efflux protein) codes for MNKKIFLSLVLLSSLNSKELFTPEKISEFLNESNPFFETLFNSEKVAKEKIKQKQSSFDTRLSGKIEDKEYPKSVAEYDEIFVKKKFENGLEFLTGYRKSIGTQEYNNIKTGEKGEMLFGLKMPIFQFFGGTNRAKTDLEIANLESLRSKFSSKDELRKLYLQIVKSYFSLLENSLVLNLEEKLYKKANKRKEFIEKRVKNGSLPRITLLEIRQTILNRENRVLSAKRDLKNSLREFVKFLNISTDEFEEKFYLKNSVQVEFVNFNFDEILQIAKENRPDLKMLDYQKEKFQKELKNAKLLKYPDLDLSLYGVHDFKYGDGFKVSLNMNFPIEQNQYEGKLGETLQNLGNIRKLREKKIAEISTALQNTLFSLETLKGNLENRREELELVRELEKAENLKYEVGTSNLFFVNAREIQTLQIEKTLLQEKFKYLVFLEKLRTEIGYF; via the coding sequence ATGAATAAGAAAATTTTCCTATCTCTTGTTTTGCTTTCAAGCTTAAACTCAAAAGAGCTTTTTACTCCAGAAAAAATATCAGAATTTTTAAATGAGAGCAATCCATTTTTTGAGACTCTTTTTAATTCTGAAAAGGTAGCAAAAGAGAAAATCAAGCAGAAACAGAGTTCATTTGATACACGATTGAGTGGAAAAATAGAGGATAAAGAGTATCCTAAAAGTGTTGCGGAATATGATGAGATTTTTGTAAAAAAGAAGTTTGAAAATGGATTAGAATTTTTGACTGGATACAGAAAATCTATTGGAACTCAAGAATACAACAATATTAAAACAGGCGAAAAAGGCGAGATGCTTTTTGGTTTAAAAATGCCAATATTTCAATTTTTCGGCGGAACAAATAGAGCTAAAACAGACCTAGAAATTGCAAATTTAGAGAGTTTGCGGAGCAAATTCAGTTCAAAAGATGAATTAAGGAAATTATATTTACAAATAGTAAAATCATATTTTTCGCTTTTGGAAAATAGTTTAGTTCTGAATTTAGAAGAGAAGCTCTATAAAAAAGCAAACAAGCGAAAAGAGTTTATTGAAAAAAGAGTCAAAAATGGTTCGCTACCAAGAATTACACTTCTTGAAATTCGGCAAACAATTTTAAATCGAGAAAATCGAGTTCTGTCTGCAAAACGAGATTTAAAAAATAGTTTAAGAGAGTTTGTGAAATTCCTAAATATTTCCACTGATGAATTTGAGGAAAAATTCTATTTAAAAAACTCCGTTCAAGTGGAATTTGTAAATTTTAATTTTGATGAAATCTTACAAATTGCAAAAGAGAATCGTCCTGATTTAAAAATGCTAGATTACCAGAAAGAGAAATTCCAAAAAGAGCTGAAAAATGCGAAACTACTCAAATACCCTGATTTAGATTTATCACTTTATGGAGTGCATGATTTTAAATATGGTGATGGATTTAAAGTTTCGCTGAACATGAATTTCCCAATTGAGCAAAATCAGTATGAGGGAAAACTTGGTGAAACTCTACAAAATTTAGGAAATATTAGAAAATTGCGAGAGAAAAAAATTGCTGAGATTTCAACAGCTCTGCAAAATACTCTTTTTTCGTTAGAAACTTTAAAAGGGAATTTGGAGAATAGAAGAGAAGAGTTAGAGCTTGTTAGAGAGCTTGAAAAAGCTGAAAACCTAAAATATGAAGTTGGAACAAGCAATCTCTTTTTTGTAAATGCTCGTGAGATCCAAACTTTACAAATTGAGAAAACTCTTCTTCAAGAAAAATTTAAATATCTTGTTTTTTTGGAAAAACTGCGAACAGAGATAGGCTATTTTTAA